In Silene latifolia isolate original U9 population chromosome X, ASM4854445v1, whole genome shotgun sequence, the following proteins share a genomic window:
- the LOC141621029 gene encoding uncharacterized protein LOC141621029 codes for MAESNSSFTQKITPNSPKLEEFNSSLRIKLKLPKTEHDYLQKNNILINSASNNRENNEERHEDDLDDKVIEEENVVNLRICEICNKTFNSGKALGGHKRVHAPNYKANKKVVPTTMGSTSRSNSMSSPEVAETGETHQSVFKCDLCPKEFRSLKSLFGHMRSHPDRLWRGMNPPQQYLAAEEFDSSAAEARLRCLGSWRVTGKRGRKGLCSSSSPVGSSSSSFGSHAEAAADLMLLLAGRGGTRDRNDCFADDEDEDVIRANKKGKGLMVINNNNNNNNNNDGDEDETRLFDEDEIYYLKNLGFLPNYKVNDDDDGVIRVHNNLIINNFDNQVESSTPKIKGINKKVAKINHKTINYHSELIELNHHYSNPIENNNVNKFGCTTCGKSFSTYQALGGHRSSHNKDKSRPGVDASGLTDTGYSEDGQGQGQGQDDVEAVVIGEHKCELCERTFTSGQALGGHKRSHYVVPVTDNISSSPGQTSYQTGWNRNLEDFDLNDVPPMMNANNDDDDDVGDVTFDSN; via the coding sequence ATGGCGGAATCGAACTCGtcttttactcaaaaaatcactCCTAACTCTCCTAAGCTTGAAGAATTCAACTCTTCTTTACGAATCAAGCTCAAATTACCTAAAACCGAACACGATTACCTTCAAAAAAATAACATTTTAATTAATTCAGCTTCGAACAATCGAGAAAACAACGAAGAACGACACGAAGACGATCTTGATGATAAGGTGATTGAAGAAGAAAATGTTGTGAATTTACGGATTTGTGAAATTTGCAACAAAACTTTCAATAGTGGAAAAGCCCTAGGAGGTCACAAAAGGGTTCACGCGCCTAACTACAAGGCTAATAAAAAGGTGGTCCCCACCACTATGGGATCGACATCGAGATCAAACTCGATGTCGAGCCCAGAAGTGGCGGAGACCGGAGAAACACATCAAAGTGTGTTTAAGTGTGATCTTTGTCCTAAGGAATTCCGTTCTTTGAAATCCTTGTTTGGTCACATGAGGTCTCATCCCGACCGTCTATGGCGCGGGATGAATCCACCTCAGCAGTACTTAGCCGCGGAGGAATTTGATTCCTCCGCGGCTGAGGCTAGGCTGAGGTGCTTGGGATCTTGGAGGGTTACGGGTAAACGAGGCCGAAAGGGTTTGTGTTCTTCTTCTTCCCCGGTTGGTTCATCTTCTTCTAGCTTTGGGTCCCACGCTGAGGCTGCTGCTGACCTCATGTTGCTCTTAGCTGGCCGCGGTGGGACCCGGGACCGAAACGATTGCTTtgctgatgatgaggatgaagatGTTATTAGAGCTAATAAGAAGGGCAAGGGTTTGAtggtaattaacaataataataataataataataataatgatggtGATGAAGATGAGACGAGATTATTCGATGAAGacgagatttattatttaaagaATTTGGGATTTTTGCCTAATTATAaggttaatgatgatgatgatggagtaATTAGGGTTCATAATAATTTGATTATCAATAATTTTGATAATCAAGTTGAATCATCAACTCCAAAAATCAAAGGGATTAATAAGAAAGTTGCGAAGATTAATCACAAGACGATTAATTATCATTCGGAGTTAATCGAGCTTAATCATCATTATTCTAATCCAATTGAGAATAATAATGTTAATAAGTTTGGATGCACTACTTGTGGGAAATCATTCTCTACCTATCAAGCTTTAGGTGGTCATAGGTCAAGTCACAACAAAGACAAGTCACGGCCGGGTGTTGACGCGTCAGGGTTAACAGATACCGGTTATAGCGAGGATGGTCAAGGTCAAGGTCAAGGTCAAGATGATGTGGAAGCGGTGGTGATTGGGGAACATAAGTGTGAGTTATGTGAAAGGACTTTTACATCAGGGCAAGCCCTAGGAGGACATAAAAGGTCTCATTATGTTGTTCCTGTGACGGATAATATCTCGTCTTCACCGGGTCAAACCAGTTATCAAACGGGTTGGAATAGGAATTTGGAGGATTTTGATCTTAATGATGTGCCACCAATGATGAAtgctaataatgatgatgatgatgatgttggtgATGTTACTTTTGATTCTAATTAG